A window of the Plasmodium falciparum 3D7 genome assembly, chromosome: 3 genome harbors these coding sequences:
- a CDS encoding cytoadherence linked asexual protein 3.1, which produces MVSFFKTPIFILIIFLYLNEKVICSINENQNENDTISQNVNQHENINQNVNDNDNIEQLKSMIGNDELHKNLTILEKLILESLEKDKLKYPLLKQGTEQLIDISKFNKKNITDADDETYIIPTVQSTFHDIVKYEHLIKEQSIEIYNSDISDKIKKKIFIVRTLKTIKLMLIPLNSYKQNNDLKSALEELNNVFTNKEAQEESSPIGDHGTFFRKLLTHVRTIKENEDIENKGETLILGDNKIDVMNSNDFFFTTNSNVKFMENLDDITNQYGLGLINHLGPHLIALGHFTVLKLALKNYKNYFEAKSIKFFSWQKILEFSMSDRFKVLDMMCDHESVYYSEKKRRKTYLKVDRSNTSMECNILEYLLHYFNKYQLEIIKTTQDTDFDLHGMMEHKYIKDYFFSFMCNDPKECIIYHTNQFKKEANEENTFPEQEEPNRQISAFNLYLNYYYFMKRYSSYGVKKTLYVHLLNLTGLLNYDTRAYVTSLYLPGYYNAVEMSFTEEKEFSKLFESLIQCIEKCHSDQARQISKDSNLLNNITKCDLCKGAFLYANMKFDEVPSMLQKFYVYLTKGLKIQKVSSLIKTLDIYQDYSNYLSHDINWYTFLFLFRLTSFKEIAKKNVAEAMYLNIKDEDTFNKTVVTNYWYPSPIKKYYTLYVRKHIPNNLVDELEKLMKSGTLEKMKKSLTFLVHVNSFLQLDFFHQLNEPPLGLPRSYPLSLVLEHKFKEWMNSSPAGFYFSNYQNPYIRKDLHDKVLSQKFEPPKMNQWNKVLKSLIECAYDMYFEQRHVKNLYKYHNIYNINNKLMLMRDSIDLYKNNFDDVLFFADIFNMRKYMTATPVYKKVKDRVYHTLHSITGNSVNFYKYGIIYGFKVNKEILKEVVDELYSIYNFNTDIFTDTSFLQTVYLLFRRIEETYRTQRRDDKISVNNVFFMNVANNYSKLNKEEREIEIHNSMASRYYAKTMFAAFQMLFSTMLSNNVDNLDKAYGLSENIQVATSTSAFLTFAYVYNGSIMDSVTNSLLPPYAKKPITQLKYGKTFVFSNYFMLASKMYDMLNYKNLSLLCEYQAVASANFYSAKKVGQFLGRKFLPITTYFLVMRISWTHAFTTGQHLISAFGSPSSTANGKSNASGYKSPESFFFTHGLAAEASKYLFFYFFTNLYLDAYKSFPGGFGPAIKEQTQHVQEQTYERKPSVHSFNRNFFMELVNGFMYAFCFFAISQMYAYFENINFYITSNFRFLDRYYGVFNKYFINYAIIKLKEITSDLLIKYEREAYLSMKKYGYLGEVIAARLSPKDKIMNYVHETNEDIMSNLRRYDMENAFKNKMSTYVDDFAFFDDCGKNEQFLNERCDYCPVIEEVEETQLFTTTGDKNTNKTTEIKKQTSTYIDTEKMNEADSADSDDEKDSDTPDDELMISRFH; this is translated from the exons atggtttcattttttaaaactccaatctttattttaattatctTTTTATACTTAAATGAAAAGGTAATATGTTcaataaatgaaaatcaaaatgaaaatgatacCATTAGTCAAAATGTCAACCaacatgaaaatattaatcaaAATGTAAATGATAATGACAATATTGAACAATTAAAATCCATGATTGGAAATGATGAACTACATAAGAATTTAACaatattagaaaaattaattttagaGTCTttagaaaaagataaattaaaatatcctCTCCTTAAACAAGGAACTGAACAATTGATAGATATatcaaaatttaataaaaaaaatattacagaTGCGGATGATGAAACGTACATCATACCCACCGTCCAATCAACGTTTCACGATATTGTGAAATACGAACATCTTATAAAAGAACAATCAATAGAAATTTACAATTCTGATATATCAGataaaattaagaaaaaaatttttatagtaAGAACATTGAAAACCATAAAATTAATGCTTATACCATTAAACTCGTacaaacaaaataatgaCTTGAAATCTGCACTcgaagaattaaataatgtatTTACAAACAAAGAAGCTCAAGAGGAAAGCAGTCCAATAGGCGACCATGGGACATTCTTTAGAAAATTGTTAACACATGTTAGAAcaattaaagaaaatgaagatatagaaaataaaggAGAAACACTTATATTAGGcgataataaaatagatgTAATGAATTCAAACGATTTCTTTTTTACAACCAACTCAAATGTAAAATTTATGGAAAATTTAGATGATATAACAAATCAATATGGATTAGGTTTGATTAATCATCTAGGTCCTCATTTAATAG CCTTGGGTCATTTTACCGTATTAAAATTAGCactaaaaaattacaaaaactATTTTGAAGCAAAAagtattaaattttttagtTGGCAAAAAATTTTAGAGTTCTCCATGTCTGATAGATTTAAAGTTCTTGATATGATGTGTGACCATGAATCTGTATACTATTCCGAAAAAAAACGTAGaaaaacatatttaaaaGTTGACAGATCAAATACATCTATGGAATGTAATATATTggaatatttattacattattttaataaataccAACTAGAAATAATTAAAACTACACAAGATACTGATTTTGACTTACATGGTATGATggaacataaatatataaaagattatttcttttcatttatgTGTAATGATCCTAAagaatgtattatttatcatacgaatcaatttaaaaaagaagcCAACGAAGAAAACACATTTCCTGAACAAGAAGAACCTAACCGTCAAATAAGtgcatttaatttatatttaaattattattatttcatgaAACGTTATAGTTCATATGGAGTAAAAAAGAcattatatgttcatttattaaatttaactGGACTTTtaa ATTATGATACAAGAGCATACGTGACATCACTTTATTTACCAGGATATTACAACg ctgTCGAAATGTCTTTTACGGAAGAAAAAGAGTTTTCCAAACTTTTTGAAAGCTTAATACAAT GTATTGAAAAATGCCATTCAGACCAAGCAAGGCAAATATCAAAAGATAGTAATTtacttaataatataacaaaatgtgATTTGTGTAAAGGAGCCTTTTTATATGCTAATA TGAAATTCGATGAAGTTCCTTCAATGTTGCAAAAATTTTACGTATATTTAACTAAAGGTCTCAAAATACAAAAAGTATCATCACTAATCAAAACGCTAGATATATATCAAGATTACAGCAATTACTTATCACATGATATTAATTGGTACACAttcctatttttatttagaCTTACAAGTTTTAAAg AAATTGCAAAGAAAAATGTTGCTGAAGCAatgtatttaaatataaaagatgaagACACATTCAACAAAACGGTAGTAACAAACTATTGGTACCCATCtcctataaaaaaatattatacattatatgTTAGAAAACATATACCAAATAATTTAGTAGATg AATTGGAGAAATTAATGAAAAGTGGCACtttagaaaaaatgaaaaaatctCTCACCTTTTTAGTACATGTGAATTCATTTTTACAATTAGATTTTTTCCATCAATTAAATGAACCACCTCTTGGATTACCTCGATCATATCCATTATCGTTAGTTCTCGAACATAAATTTAAAGAATGGATGAACAGTTCGCCAGCAGGTTTCTATTTTTCAAATTATCAAAATCCATATATCAGAAAAGATTTGCATGATAAAGTTTTATCACAAAAATTTGAACCACCTAAAATGAATCAGTGGAACAAAGTTTTGAAATCATTAATTGAATGCGCATATGATATGTATTTTGAACAGAGACatgttaaaaatttatataaatatcataacatttataatataaataacaaattaATGTTAATGCGAGATTCAATCGATTTgtataaaaacaattttgACGATGTGTTATTTTTTGcggatatatttaatatgagaAAATATATGACAGCTACAccagtatataaaaaagtaaaagaCAGAGTGTACCATACATTGCATAGTATTACAGGAAATTCTgtcaatttttataaatatggtaTTATATATGGATTTAAAGTAaacaaagaaatattaaaagaagtTGTCGATGAATTGTATTCCATCTATAATTTTAACACCGACATATTTACGGATACTTCCTTTTTACAAACcgtttatttattatttagaaGAATAGAAGAAACCTATAGGACCCAAAGAAGAGATGATAAAATT AGTGTGAATAACGTTTTTTTCATGAATGTTGCTAATAATTATTCCAAATTAAACAAAGAAGAAAGAGAAATCGAAATACATAATTCCATGGCATCAAGATATTATGCAAAAACGATGTTTGCAGCATTTCAAATGTTATTTTCAACAATGTTGAGCAACAATGTAGATAATCTTGATAAAGCATATGGATTAAGTGAAAATATCCAAGTAGCAACAAGTACTTCCGCTTTTCTTACTTTtgcatatgtatataacGGAAGTATAATGGATAGTGTGACTAACAGTTTATTGCCACCATATGCGAAGAAACCTATAACACAattaaaatatggaaaaaccTTCGTTTTCTCAAACTATTTCATGCTAGCATCCAAAATGTATGATatgttaaattataaaaatttaagtCTTTTATGTGAATATCAGGCTGTGGCAAGTGCCAATTTCTACTCTGCTAAAAAGGTAGGTCAGTTTCTTGGAAGAAAATTTTTACCCATAACTACATATTTTCTAGTAATGAGAATTAGTTGGACACATGCTTTTACAACTGGACAACATTTGATTAGCGCTTTTGGTTCCCCAAGTTCTACTGCTAATGGTAAAAGTAATGCTAGTGGTTATAAATCCCCTGAAAGTTTTTTCTTCACTCACGGACTTGCTGCTGAAGCAtccaaatatttatttttttattttttcacaaATTTATACCTTGATGCCTACAAATCTTTTCCTGGAGGATTTGGTCCTGCAATAAAAGAACAAACTCAACATGTTCAAGAACAAACCTACGAACGCAAACCGTCAGTTCATAGTTTTAATAGAAATTTTTTCATGGAACTCGTAAATGGATTCATGTATgccttttgtttttttgcaATTTCTCAAATGTATGcatattttgaaaatattaatttttatattacaagTAATTTCCGTTTCTTGGATAGATATTATGGTGTAttcaataaatattttataaactaTGCCATAATTAAACTTAAAGAAATTACTAGTgatcttttaataaaatatgaacgTGAGGCTTATTTaagtatgaaaaaatatggtTATTTAGGTGAAGTTATTGCAGCTAGACTTTCTCCAAAAGATAAAATTATGAATTATGTGCACGAAACTAACGAAGATATCATGAGTAATTTAAGAAGATATGATATGGAAAATGCTTTCAAAAACAAAATGTCAACATATGTAGATGATTTTGCTTTTTTTGATGATTGCggaaaaaatgaacaatttTTAAATGAGAGATGTGATTATTGTCCTGTAATTGAAGAGGTCGAAGAAACACAATTATTTACTACCACTGGTGATAAAAACACTAATAAGACCacggaaataaaaaaacaaactaGTACATATATTGATACtgaaaaaatgaatgaagCGGAT